The DNA region TCGGGCAGGCCTTGGAGCAGAAACGCCTGGGCAAGTCCCGCGATCACCAATCCCCACCAGGGAAGCCCGAAGCCCGGGCTGGTTCTCAGCAAGCCCGACCAGGTCAGCGGCAGACCAACGGCCAGCACCACCGCCATGCCGACACCAACACCCACGAGCAGACTTGCCCAGCTGGTCCTCGTCCAGCACAGACCTGCATCTCGCAGCCGAAGGCCCTGGACCCGCAGCAGCAGGGCACAGAACAGGACCACCAGTGCGCAGACCGCCGCAGACTGGCCCACCACGATGACCGTCAGGATCCAGGCCGGAGCATCCAGGTCCAGCGGGAGCAAGACCTGCATCAACCCGGCGATCGCCAGATTCGCCAACAGCAGGGCGGCCACCGGTCCGAGCAGGATCAGGAGGTGGAGCAGCCGACCCGGTCGGCTCGGACCCTCGGCCACCGAACCACCAGGCTCGCTCGAAACCGGCTGAGTCGACGATCGCTGGGTCGACGATGGCTGAGGTGAGATGTGCGCTGATTCGTTCATGACACATACCCTGCCGAGCCGGGGA from Microlunatus phosphovorus NM-1 includes:
- a CDS encoding CPBP family intramembrane glutamic endopeptidase; this encodes MNESAHISPQPSSTQRSSTQPVSSEPGGSVAEGPSRPGRLLHLLILLGPVAALLLANLAIAGLMQVLLPLDLDAPAWILTVIVVGQSAAVCALVVLFCALLLRVQGLRLRDAGLCWTRTSWASLLVGVGVGMAVVLAVGLPLTWSGLLRTSPGFGLPWWGLVIAGLAQAFLLQGLPEELLFRGYQMTALRTRPIVALFISAAVFGVIHLASSGGQQNVLERMLYLVMPFGFAIAGGALMILLDSLWAAVGVHGGVHVGSLIGLFVGLGSGPAFWVGCGLVWTMLGLVLLAVAKRRGKLDGLWTGPTR